From Pseudomonas sp. stari2:
GCCGCTGGTGGCCGCGATCAGTTCGGCGGCGACCAGCGTCGACCAGCCGACACCGAGGCCAATGCGCACACCCGTCAGAATGTCCGGCAGGGCACTTGGCAAAATCACGTGGCGGATCAGTTGTGCGCGGGTGGCGCCAAGCGATTGCGCGGCGCGCAGTTTGGCCGGGTCGACGGTGCGCACGCCGGTGGCGGTGGCAATCGCGATCGGGGCAAAAATCGCCAGGTAGATCAGCAGCACTTTTGACAACTCGCCGATGCCGCACCAGATCACGATCAGCGGCAGATAGGCGAGTGGCGGAATCGGCCGGTAGAACTCGATCAGCGGATCGAGCACGCCACGGGCGATGCGGTTGGCGCCGATGGCAATGCCCACCGGCACGGCGGTCAGAATCGCAAAGCCGAGGCCCAGACCGATGCGGCTCAGGCTCGCGCCCAAGTGCTGCCACAACGTCGAATCCATGTAGCCCGACGTCGCCAGCAACCAGCCTTTTTGCAACACGGCCGAAGGTGGCGGCAGGAACAGCGGTTCGATGACGCCGGTGGCGGTTACGGCCCACCAGATCACCAGCAACGCAAACAGGGTCAGCAGGCTGATCCAGCGGGTACTGAGGCTGCGGCGCACGGGAATCACCACCGAGGTGGCGGCAGGTTTTACTGCGGTGGCGGAAACGTCGTAACTGCTCATGCGCGCTCCTGCCGTTGAACGGCGCTGCGTTGCGAGAACACTTTGGCGAGCACGTGTTCGCGGGTTTCGATGAAGCGCGGATCGGACTTGATCGCCCGCGCCGATTCGCCGGCGGCGTAGCGCTTGCCGAAATCCAGGTGCAGGCGCTCGACGATCTGCCCAGGATTCGGCGCGAGCAGAATCAGGTCAGTGGCGAGGAACACCGCTTCTTCAATGTCGTGGGTAATCAGGAACACCGGTTTGGCGGTGCGTTGCCAGACTTGCAGCAACAGCTCCTGCATCTGTTCGCGGGTGAAGGCGTCGAGGGCGCCGAAGGGTTCGTCCATCAGCAGCACACGCGGGTCAGCCGCGAGGGCGCGAGCGAGGCCGACACGTTGCTTCTGGCCACCGGAAAGCTGCCAGATACGACGCTTTTCAAACCCGGAAAGATCGACCAGCGCGAGCATTTCCCGGGCGATCTGTTCGCGTTTGTCCTTGGCCACACCGGCCAGTTCGAGACCGAAGGCAACGTTGGCCAGCACGTCCTGCCAGGGCAGCAGGGCGTCGTCCTGGAACACCACGCCGCGCTCGGCGCTCGGGCCTTTGACCGGCACGTTGTCGAGGGTGATACGACCGGCGCTCGGTTCGACGAAACCGGCAATCAGGTTCAACAGCGAAGTCTTGCCACTGCCGGACGGGCCGAGGGCCACCAGCAATTGCTGAGGGCCGAGGGTCAGGGAAATGTCGGACAGTACCGGTTCAGGGCTGCCGGGATACTGTGCGCTGATGCGCTCCAGCTGTAGCAAGGCCATCGCAATTAACTCCCGATCAGTTGGTGATGTACTTGGGGGTGACGTACGGCGCGTAGTCCGGCAGTACCGCTTCGACCTTGCCTTGCTCCTTGAGGAACGCAGCGGTGTCGGTGATGGCTTTGGTGGTCGGCGCGCCGAGGTCACTGACCTGATCCGCCGCCAGCGGGTAGACGTTGCCTTGCAGCAGCAATGGAATGTCGCTGGCCTTGGCGCCGGACAGTTTCACCAGTTTGTCGACGTTGCTCTTATTGGCGATCCAGGCTTTCGGATCCTTGCGGTAGTCGGCGTAGGCGTCGAGGGTGACCTTGGCGAATGCAGTGACGATTTCCGGATGCTTCTCGGCGAAGTCCTTGCGCACGATCCACGCATCGAAAGTCGGCGCGCCGAACTTGGCCAGTTCGCCGGAGGTGATCAGCACTTTGCCGTTTTCCTTGGCCACGCCCAGCGCCGGATCCCAAACGTAAGTGGCATCGATGTCACCGCGTTTCCACGCGGCAATGATCGCTGGCGGGGCGAGGTTGAGGACGGTGACTTTCGAAGGATCGATGTTCCAGTGCTTGAGCGCGGCCAGCAGGCTGTAGTGCCCGGTGGACACGAACGGCACGGCGATTTTCTTGCCGACCAGATCCTGCGGCGTCTTGATGCCGGAGCCGTCGCGGGCGACCAGCGCTTCGGCGGCGCCGATCTGGGTGGCGATGAGGAAGGTTTCCACCGGGACTTTGCGGGTGACGGCAGCGGTCAGCGGGCTGGAACCGAGGTAGCCGATCTGCACGTCGCCGGACGCGATGGCCGAGATGACGTCCGCGCCGTTGTCGAACTTGCGCCAGCTGATGTCGGCCTTGGTGGCTTTCTCGTAGGCGCCGTCGGCCTGGGCGACTTTTGCCGGGTCGACGGTGGTCTGGTAGGCGACGGTGAGGTCGGCGGCCTGGGCCAGGAAACTCGCAGCGGCCAGAGAGGCCACGGCCAGCAGGCGAAGCGGGACATTCAGTTTCATTGAAGAGCTCCATATCAGGCGACCGAGGATCGGCGTGAAAGGAGACTAAATGATCTAAGAAACTAAAAATAAATAACTTTTTAGACTTAGCTTATGAGCGGAAAAATCTAAGGGAGAGAACGTGATCGTTCCCACGTGGACGGTTCGACGTGGGAACGATCAGAGGAGGAGGTGTCAGTTGCTGATCGCCAGAATACTTGCCTGATACGACCCGACAAACACGTCGAAATCCCCCACCTCGTTCTGCTCCAGTTCAGCCTGTTGCGCCAGCGATGACCGTGCCAGCTCTTCGAACTTCGCCTGTTCGTCAGCCGCCAATGGCTCGCTGCGGAAGAACTCGGCGTGGGCCTGGCTCTGGCGCAGGGAGAATTGCGCGAAGCTTTCCTTGTGCTCGGCCATCGCTGCCAACACCTGGGCCGACGGGGTCAGGGACGAATCCTTGACCTTGGCCAGTTGTGCGTCGAGTGCCTTGCTGTGAGCATCGCCGCCATGGCTTTGATCCAGCAGCGCCGCCAGCGGAGCGATTTTTTCCAGCAGCTCTGCCGCCCATTCCTTCATGTCGACCGGTTGGCCGTCGCGCTGCAATTGCAGGCCTGGGCGACGACCTTCCTTGACCACGCTGAGGAAGTTGGAGGTGGCGTTGCCGCAGCTGATGTTGGTCAGCAGCGGGCTGTCGTTCAGCGCGCAGTACAGCAGGAACGCGTCGAGGAAGCGCGACTCGGTGAGGTCGATGCCCATCGGCAGGAACGGGTTGATGTCCAGGCAGCGCACTTCGACGTACTGGATGCCACGGGCCATCAAGGCCTGGATCGGCCGCTCGCCGGTGTAGGTCACGCGTTTCGGGCGGATGTTCGAGTAGTACTCGTTTTCGATTTGCAGGATGTTGGTGTTCAGTTGCACCCACTCGCCATCCTGGTGCGTCCCGACTTCGACGTACGGCGCGTACGGCGTGGCCACAGCCTTGCGCAGGCTGTCGGTGTAGCTTGCCAGGTCGTTGTAACACGGCGTCAGGCCGGCCTGGGCGTTGCTCTGGTAACCAAGGTCGCTCATGCGCAGGCTGGTGGCGTAGGGCAGGTACAGGGTGTCCGGATCCAGCTGTTCCAGCTGATGCGAACGGCCGCGCAGGAACCCCGCGTCCAGCGCTGGCGAAGCACCGAACAGATACATCAGCAGCCAGCTGTAGCGGCGGAAGTTGCGGATCAGCGCGATATAGGACGACGACTGGAAATCCCGGTCGGTGCCGACGAAGCCTTCGGCTTCTTTCAGCAGCGGCCAGAGTTTTTCCGGCAGGGAGAAGTTGTAGTGAATCCCGGCAATGCACTGCATGGTCTTGCCGTAACGCAGGGCCAGGCCCTTGCGGTAGACGTACTTGAGCTGACCGATGTTGGAGGTGCCGTAATAGGCGATCGGGATGTCTTCCTCGGCCGGCAACGGGCACGGCATCGATGGACTCCACAGGTACTCGTTGCCGAGTTTGCTGTAGGCAAAGCGATGAATCTTGTCCAGGCTCGCCAGCGTGTCGGCCGGGTCTGGCAGGGCAGGCGTGATGAACTCCAGCAGCGACTCGGAATAGTCGGTCGTGATCTGTTCGTTGGTCAGCGCGGAACCCAGGCTTTCGGGGTGCGGCGTTTGCGCCAGTCGACCCTCGCCGGTCACGCGCAGGCATTCACGTTCGATGCCGTGCAGGCACTGTTCGAGCAGAGAGAGGTTGGCGCGCTCACCGAGCAGAGCCAGGCGGCGGTTGAGAAGTTCGCTCAATTTGGATTCCTTCACGCGTCAGTCGCCCCAATATGGGGGTGGGCAGGACGGTCTACAAGGGTGAAGTTGAAACTGGCGTTTTCGCCTGGTTTTTCGGGCCATGAAAGCCCCATTGGAAACGCCAACTTCAGTCCCTGAATCTGGCAGACGCGGGCGAGGAAAACTCCGACGCTGCGATCACAGCGCCGAAATTAACTCAAAATGATGAACAACATCTACAGGACAGCGAACGTGCCTTGTGCTTTTGCGACCAGTTTGTCGCCCTGCATCACGTCGGCTTCGACCACCAGCGTGCGCCGGCCCGGGTGGATCACCCGCGCCGTGCACATCACCTCGCCTTCGGAGACGGCGCGGATGTAGTTGATCTTGCACTCGATCGTCGCACTCTGCTGGTCAAAGCCGTGGGTGCTGGAACAGGCCAGCCCCATGGCGATATCGACCAGACTGAACAGCGCGCCGCCGTGCAGCTTGCCGCCACGGTTGCGCAGTTCCGGTTCCAGCGCCAGGGCGACCTGTGCCACCCCGGTTTCCAGGCTGTGCAGGCGGCAGCCCAACAGCTTGAAAAACGCGCTCTCGACGAGCCCGGCCGGAATCTCCATCAGCGTTTCTTCAACTGCTTGGCGTTGGCGAACAGCGACGCCATCGCGTTATTGGCTGGAGCCGCCGGGGTGCTTTCCTTGCGCGGAGCCGAACCCTGCGACTGGCGTGGCGCCGAGCCCGGGCGCGAGCCACGGGCGCCGTCGATTTTCTCGCCCGGAGTGTCGCTCATGCGCATCGACAGGCCGACGCGTTTACGCGGGATGTCGACTTCCATGACCTTCACTTTCACCACGTCACCGGCTTTCACGGCTTCGCGCGGATCCTTGATGAATTTCTCCGACAGCGCCGAGATGTGTACCAGACCATCCTGATGCACGCCGATGTCGACGAACGCGCCGAACGCGGTCACGTTGGTCACCACGCCTTCGAGGATCATCCCCAGTTGCAGGTCTTTCAGGTCCTCGACGCCTTCCTGGAATTCGGCGGTCTTGAACTCCGGACGTGGGTCGCGACCCGGTTTTTCCAGTTCCTGCAGGATGTCGGTGACGGTGGGCAGACCGAAGGTCTCGTCGGTGAACTTCTTCGGATCCAGGCGCTTGAGGAACGCGGCGTCGCCGATCAGCGAGCGGATGTCGCGGTCGGTTTCAGCGGCGATGCGTTGCACCAGCGGATAGGCTTCCGGGTGAACGGCCGAGGAGTCCAGCGGGTTGTCGCCGTTCATCACGCGCAGGAAGCCGGCGGCCTGTTCAAAGGTTTTCTCGCCCAGACGAGCAACTTTCTTCAGCGCTGCACGGGTCTTGAACGCGCCGTGCTCGTCACGGTGAGTCACGATGTTCTGCGCCAGGGTCGCGTTGAGGCCGGAGATCCGCGCCAGCAGCGCCACGGACGCGGTGTTCACGTCCACACCCACGGCGTTCACGCAGTCCTCGACCACGGCGTCCAGGCCGCGCGCCAGTTTCAGCTGCGACACGTCGTGCTGGTACTGGCCGACACCGATGGATTTCGGATCGATCTTCACCAGTTCGGCCAGTGGATCCTGCAAGCGACGGGCGATGGACACGGCGCCACGGATCGATACGTCCAGATCCGGGAATTCCTTGGCCGCCAGTTCCGATGCCGAGTACACCGATGCGCCGGCTTCGGAGACCATGACCTTGGTCATTTTCATTGCTGGATATTTTTTGATCAGTTCGATGGCCAGTTTGTCGGTTTCACGGCTGGCGGTGCCGTTGCCGATGGCGATAAGGTCGACTGAGTGCTTGGCGCACAGGGCGGCCAGGATGGCGATGGTCTGATCCCACTTGTTGTGCGGCACGTGCGGATAAACCGTGGCGTGATCCAGCAGCTTGCCGGTGGAGTCGACCACCGCGACCTTGCAGCCGGTACGCAGGCCCGGGTCGAGGCCCAGAGTGGCGCGCGGGCCGGCTGGGGCGGCCAGCAACAGGTCGTGCAGATTGTGGGCAAATACGTTGATCGCCTCGGTTTCGGCGCCGTCGCGCAGCTCGCCCAGCAGGTCGGTTTCCAGGTGGGTGTAGAGCTTGACCTTCCAGGTCCAGCGCACCACTTCACCCAGCCATTTGTCGGCCGGACGGTTCTGGTTCTGGATGCCGACGTGCTGGCCGATCATGCCTTCGCACGGGTGCAGGGTGCCCGGCAGTTCCTCACCGACTTTGAGTGCGGAGCTGAGAATGCCTTCGTTGCGGCCACGGAAAATCGCCAGCGCGCGGTGCGACGGCATGCTTTTCAGTGGTTCGTCGTGTTCGAAGTAGTCGCGGAACTTGGCGCCTTCCTCTTCCTTGCCGGCGATGACGCGGGCGCTGAGGGTGGCTTCCTGCTTCAAATAGTTGCGCAGTTTGTCCAGCAGGTTGGCGTCTTCGGCGAAGCGCTCCATGAGGATGTACTTGGCGCCTTCCAGCGCTGCCTTGGCGTCGGCCACGCCTTTTTCGGCGTTGATGAAGCGTGCGGCTTCGGTTTCCGGGGCCAGGCTCGGGTCGTTGAACAGACCGTCGGCCAGCTCGCCGAGGCCGGCTTCCAGGGCGATCTGGCCCTTGGTACGGCGTTTCTGCTTGTACGGCAGGTACAAGTCTTCTAGGCGGGTCTTGGTGTCGGCGAGTTTGATTTCGCGCTCCAGCTCAGGGGTGAGTTTGCCCTGCTCCTGGATGCTGGAAAGAATGCTGATGCGCCGTTCGTCGAGTTCTCGCAGGTAGCGCAGACGCTCTTCCAGATGACGTAGCTGAGTGTCATCGAGGCTGCCGGTCACTTCTTTCCGGTAACGGGCGATGAAGGGAACGGTAGAGCCTTCATCGAGTAGCGCGACGGCCGCTTCGACCTGTTGCGGGCGTACGCCGAGTTCCTCGGCGATGCGGCTGTTGATGCTGTCCATAAAACCACCTGACAAATTGTGAAAGCAGGCTCGCAGGCGCATAAATAAGGGCCCGGAGTCTGGTGGGGCGGCCTGACGCTTGCCGCTGCCTGGGTCAACAGGCATCCCATTGACCCGTGAAATCGAACAATTACTGCGGCGACCCGGAAAATAAAGGACGGCCACCTGCGGTAACGATTCAGACGTTGCCTGGCACAAAAGGCCGCGCATTATAACCGGCGTTCTGTCATTCGGGGGCGACGCGGTCTGTAGGCTCAAGCCCCGGTTTTCTGGCAGTGAAGGAAAAATCTGCTAACAATGCACACGGTGCGTATAACGGCAGCTACGCCATAATGCGCGCCGAGCTAAAAGGAGTATCCAATGAGCAGCACTGCACAAACTGCTGAAGGCGAAAAAATTCTTATTGTTGACGACGATCCGGGGCTGAGCAGCCTGCTGGAACGCTTCTTCGTCAGCAAGGGCTACCGTGCCCGCGCCGTACCGAACACCGAGCAGATGGATCGTCTGCTGTCCCGTGAAGTGTTCAACCTGGTCGTTCTCGACCTGATGCTGCCGGGCGAAGACGGCCTGACCGCTTGCCGTCGTCTGCGTGGCGCGAACAATCAGATCCCGATCATCATGCTCACCGCCAAGGGCGACGAACTGAGCCGGATCAAGGGGCTGGAACTGGGCGCCGACGATTACCTGGCCAAGCCGTTCAACCCGGACGAGCTGATGGCTCGCGTCAAAGCCGTGCTGCGCCGTCAGGCCGCACCGGTGCCGGGCGCGCCAGGCAGTGAAGAAGAAAACGTCACGTTCGGCGACTACGTACTGTCCCTGGCCACCCGCGAACTCAAGCGCGGCGATGAAGTGCACATGCTCACCACCGGTGAGTTTGCGGTACTCAAGGCCCTGGTGATGAACGCCCGTCAGCCGCTGACCCGCGACAAGCTGATGAACCTGGCCCGTGGCCGGGAGTGGGATGCCCTGGAGCGTTCCATCGACGTGCAGATTTCCCGTCTGCGCCGGATGATCGAACCCGATCCGTCCAAACCGCGCTATATCCAGACTGTCTGGGGCGTGGGTTATGTGTTCGTGCCGGATGGCAACTCCACCAAGTGACGGGTGATTTGTAGGAGCGGGTCTGCGGGCAACGGTCGAAAGTGCCGGCTCCGCAGACTCGCTATCCGCAATATGCGAGCATTGCTCGTTCCTGCAAGTGCGTAGCGGTTATCCATGAAAACCCCTGTCTGGTTCCCCCAAAGCTTCTTCTCCCGCACCCTCTGGCTGGTGCTCATCGTCGTATTGTTCTCCAAGGCACTGACCCTGGTTTATCTGTTGATGAACGAGGATGTGCTGGTGGATCGCCAATACAGCCACGGCGTCGCCCTGACGCTGCGTGCCTATTGGGCCGCCGATGAAGAGAACCGCGCGAAGATCGCCGATGCCGCGACCCTGATACGGGTGGTCGGTGCCGGTGTGCCGGAAGGCGAACAGCACTGGCCGTACAGCGAAATCTACCAGCGGCAGATGCAGGCGGAACTGGGTGCGGACACCGAGGTTCGACTGCGCATGCATTCGCCGCCGGCGTTGTGGGTGCGCGCTCCGAGCCTGGGTGACGGGTGGTTGAAGGTGCCGTTGTACCCGCATCCGTTGCGCGGCCAGAAAATCTGGAACGTGCTCGGCTGGTTCCTCGCCATCGGTCTGCTCTCGACTGCGTCGGCCTGGATTTTCGTCAGCCAGCTTAACCAGCCATTGAAGCGTCTGGTGTATGCCGCGCGGCAGCTCGGTCAGGGCCGTAGCGTGCGCCTGCCGATCAGCGATACACCCAGCGAAATGACCGAAGTTTATCGCGCCTTCAACCAGATGGCTGAAGACGTCGAACAGGCTGGTCGTGAACGAGAACTGATGCTCGCCGGGGTTTCCCATGACCTGCGGACGCCGCTGACCCGATTGCGATTGTCACTGGAATTGATGGGCGACCGCACCGACCTGACCGACGATATGGTGCGTGATATCGAAGACATGGACGCGATCCTCGACCAGTTCCTCGCGTTCATTCGCGATGGTCGGGACGAATCCGTGGAAGAAGTGGATCTGAGCGATCTGGTGCGTGAAGTCGCGGCGCCGTACAACCAGAGTGAAGAGAAAGTGCGTTTGCGCCTGGAGCCGATCCAGCCGTTCCCGCTGCGCCGGGTGTCGATGAAACGTCTGCTGAACAACCTGATCGGCAATGCGTTGAATCATGCCGGCGGCAGTGTGGACGTTGCGGCCTATGTGTCCGGTGACACCAGCGCGCCGTACGTGGTGCTGAGTGTGATGGACCGTGGGGCGGGGATTGATCCTTCCGAGCTTGAAGCGATCTTCAACCCGTTCACCCGCGGCGACCGGGCGCGGGGCGGGAAGGGCACCGGGCTGGGGCTGGCGATTGTGAAGCGGATTGCTTCGATGCACGGTGGCAATGTCGAGTTGCGCAACCGCTCCGGGGGCGGGCTGGAGGCGCGGGTGCGCTTGCCGCTGGGATTGATGCTGCCGCGGGACGCGGTTTAAGTTTCAGGCGGCCTTGCGGCCGCCTGATTCAAGGTTCAACCCTTGCCTTTTGTGCGGGTCATGTTCGGTCCGCCATTCTTCTCAAGGTGCTCGATGATGATCCCCGCCACGTTCTTGCCCGTGGTGGTTTCGATCCCTTCCAGACCCGGTGACGAGTTCACTTCCATCACCAGCGGCCCGTGGTTGGAACGCAGAATATCGACACCCGCCACCGCCAGCCCCATGACCTTGGCAGCGCGCAACGCGGTCATGCGTTCTTCCGGGGTGATCTTGATCAGGCTGGCGCTGCCGCCCCGGTGCAGGTTGGAGCGGAATTCCCCGGGCTTGGCCTGACGCTTCATCGCCGCGATCACCTTGTCACCGACCACGAAGCAGCGAATGTCCGCGCCGCCGGCTTCCTTGATGTATTCCTGCACCATGATGTTCTGCTTCAGGCCCATGAACGCCTCGATCACCGACTCCGCCGCCGTCGCGGTTTCGCACAGCACCACACCAATGCCCTGAGTACCTTCCAGCACCTTGATCACCAGCGGCGCGCCGTTGACCATGTCGATCAGGTCGGGAATGTCGTCCGGCGAGTGGGCGAACCCGGTCACCGGCAGGCCGATACCCCGGCGTGACAGCAATTGCAGCGAACGCAGCTTGTCCCGGGAACGGGCGATGGCCACCGATTCGTTGAGCGGAAACACCCCCATCATTTCGAACTGGCGCAGCACTGCGCAGCCATAGAACGTCACCGATGCGCCGATCCGCGGGATCACCGCATCGAAACCTTCCAGCGGTTTGCCGCGATAGTGGATCTGCGGCTTGTGGCTGGCGATGTTCATGTAGGCGCGCAAGGTGTCGATCACTACCATTTCATGCCCGCGTTCGGTTCCGGCTTCGACCAGACGGCGGGTGGAATACAGACGCGGATTGCGCGACAGCACAGCGATCTTCATGCAACACCTGTGGAGGAGGTAGATACCGGGAACACCGGCTTGTCTTGTACATACTTGATGCCCGGATTGACCACCAGTTGGCCGTCGATCAGGGCTTTGGAACCTAACAACAGGCGATAGCGCATGGACTTGCGGCAGGCGAGGGTGAACTCGACCGGCCAGACCCGATCACCGAGGGCCAGGGTGGTGCTGATCACGTAGCGCACCTGGGCCTGGCCGTTGGAACTCTTGATGGTCTTGCGGGTGACCAGCGGCGCTTCGCAACGCCGGTGGCGCAACTGCACCACCGTGCCCAGGTGCGCG
This genomic window contains:
- the gshA gene encoding glutamate--cysteine ligase, with product MSELLNRRLALLGERANLSLLEQCLHGIERECLRVTGEGRLAQTPHPESLGSALTNEQITTDYSESLLEFITPALPDPADTLASLDKIHRFAYSKLGNEYLWSPSMPCPLPAEEDIPIAYYGTSNIGQLKYVYRKGLALRYGKTMQCIAGIHYNFSLPEKLWPLLKEAEGFVGTDRDFQSSSYIALIRNFRRYSWLLMYLFGASPALDAGFLRGRSHQLEQLDPDTLYLPYATSLRMSDLGYQSNAQAGLTPCYNDLASYTDSLRKAVATPYAPYVEVGTHQDGEWVQLNTNILQIENEYYSNIRPKRVTYTGERPIQALMARGIQYVEVRCLDINPFLPMGIDLTESRFLDAFLLYCALNDSPLLTNISCGNATSNFLSVVKEGRRPGLQLQRDGQPVDMKEWAAELLEKIAPLAALLDQSHGGDAHSKALDAQLAKVKDSSLTPSAQVLAAMAEHKESFAQFSLRQSQAHAEFFRSEPLAADEQAKFEELARSSLAQQAELEQNEVGDFDVFVGSYQASILAISN
- a CDS encoding Tex family protein; its protein translation is MDSINSRIAEELGVRPQQVEAAVALLDEGSTVPFIARYRKEVTGSLDDTQLRHLEERLRYLRELDERRISILSSIQEQGKLTPELEREIKLADTKTRLEDLYLPYKQKRRTKGQIALEAGLGELADGLFNDPSLAPETEAARFINAEKGVADAKAALEGAKYILMERFAEDANLLDKLRNYLKQEATLSARVIAGKEEEGAKFRDYFEHDEPLKSMPSHRALAIFRGRNEGILSSALKVGEELPGTLHPCEGMIGQHVGIQNQNRPADKWLGEVVRWTWKVKLYTHLETDLLGELRDGAETEAINVFAHNLHDLLLAAPAGPRATLGLDPGLRTGCKVAVVDSTGKLLDHATVYPHVPHNKWDQTIAILAALCAKHSVDLIAIGNGTASRETDKLAIELIKKYPAMKMTKVMVSEAGASVYSASELAAKEFPDLDVSIRGAVSIARRLQDPLAELVKIDPKSIGVGQYQHDVSQLKLARGLDAVVEDCVNAVGVDVNTASVALLARISGLNATLAQNIVTHRDEHGAFKTRAALKKVARLGEKTFEQAAGFLRVMNGDNPLDSSAVHPEAYPLVQRIAAETDRDIRSLIGDAAFLKRLDPKKFTDETFGLPTVTDILQELEKPGRDPRPEFKTAEFQEGVEDLKDLQLGMILEGVVTNVTAFGAFVDIGVHQDGLVHISALSEKFIKDPREAVKAGDVVKVKVMEVDIPRKRVGLSMRMSDTPGEKIDGARGSRPGSAPRQSQGSAPRKESTPAAPANNAMASLFANAKQLKKR
- the tauA gene encoding taurine ABC transporter substrate-binding protein, producing the protein MKLNVPLRLLAVASLAAASFLAQAADLTVAYQTTVDPAKVAQADGAYEKATKADISWRKFDNGADVISAIASGDVQIGYLGSSPLTAAVTRKVPVETFLIATQIGAAEALVARDGSGIKTPQDLVGKKIAVPFVSTGHYSLLAALKHWNIDPSKVTVLNLAPPAIIAAWKRGDIDATYVWDPALGVAKENGKVLITSGELAKFGAPTFDAWIVRKDFAEKHPEIVTAFAKVTLDAYADYRKDPKAWIANKSNVDKLVKLSGAKASDIPLLLQGNVYPLAADQVSDLGAPTTKAITDTAAFLKEQGKVEAVLPDYAPYVTPKYITN
- the ompR gene encoding two-component system response regulator OmpR is translated as MSSTAQTAEGEKILIVDDDPGLSSLLERFFVSKGYRARAVPNTEQMDRLLSREVFNLVVLDLMLPGEDGLTACRRLRGANNQIPIIMLTAKGDELSRIKGLELGADDYLAKPFNPDELMARVKAVLRRQAAPVPGAPGSEEENVTFGDYVLSLATRELKRGDEVHMLTTGEFAVLKALVMNARQPLTRDKLMNLARGREWDALERSIDVQISRLRRMIEPDPSKPRYIQTVWGVGYVFVPDGNSTK
- the rimK gene encoding 30S ribosomal protein S6--L-glutamate ligase; amino-acid sequence: MKIAVLSRNPRLYSTRRLVEAGTERGHEMVVIDTLRAYMNIASHKPQIHYRGKPLEGFDAVIPRIGASVTFYGCAVLRQFEMMGVFPLNESVAIARSRDKLRSLQLLSRRGIGLPVTGFAHSPDDIPDLIDMVNGAPLVIKVLEGTQGIGVVLCETATAAESVIEAFMGLKQNIMVQEYIKEAGGADIRCFVVGDKVIAAMKRQAKPGEFRSNLHRGGSASLIKITPEERMTALRAAKVMGLAVAGVDILRSNHGPLVMEVNSSPGLEGIETTTGKNVAGIIIEHLEKNGGPNMTRTKGKG
- a CDS encoding PaaI family thioesterase, which produces MEIPAGLVESAFFKLLGCRLHSLETGVAQVALALEPELRNRGGKLHGGALFSLVDIAMGLACSSTHGFDQQSATIECKINYIRAVSEGEVMCTARVIHPGRRTLVVEADVMQGDKLVAKAQGTFAVL
- a CDS encoding ATP-dependent zinc protease yields the protein MREWVALPDLGVAGLRAKIDTGASTSSLHATDIEPFERDGEKWVRFTAHLGTVVQLRHRRCEAPLVTRKTIKSSNGQAQVRYVISTTLALGDRVWPVEFTLACRKSMRYRLLLGSKALIDGQLVVNPGIKYVQDKPVFPVSTSSTGVA
- the tauC gene encoding taurine ABC transporter permease TauC, translated to MSSYDVSATAVKPAATSVVIPVRRSLSTRWISLLTLFALLVIWWAVTATGVIEPLFLPPPSAVLQKGWLLATSGYMDSTLWQHLGASLSRIGLGLGFAILTAVPVGIAIGANRIARGVLDPLIEFYRPIPPLAYLPLIVIWCGIGELSKVLLIYLAIFAPIAIATATGVRTVDPAKLRAAQSLGATRAQLIRHVILPSALPDILTGVRIGLGVGWSTLVAAELIAATSGLGFMVQSAAQFLVTDVVVLGILVIALIAFAMEMGLRALQRKLVPWHGQAH
- the tauB gene encoding taurine ABC transporter ATP-binding subunit, which translates into the protein MALLQLERISAQYPGSPEPVLSDISLTLGPQQLLVALGPSGSGKTSLLNLIAGFVEPSAGRITLDNVPVKGPSAERGVVFQDDALLPWQDVLANVAFGLELAGVAKDKREQIAREMLALVDLSGFEKRRIWQLSGGQKQRVGLARALAADPRVLLMDEPFGALDAFTREQMQELLLQVWQRTAKPVFLITHDIEEAVFLATDLILLAPNPGQIVERLHLDFGKRYAAGESARAIKSDPRFIETREHVLAKVFSQRSAVQRQERA
- a CDS encoding ATP-binding protein, which gives rise to MKTPVWFPQSFFSRTLWLVLIVVLFSKALTLVYLLMNEDVLVDRQYSHGVALTLRAYWAADEENRAKIADAATLIRVVGAGVPEGEQHWPYSEIYQRQMQAELGADTEVRLRMHSPPALWVRAPSLGDGWLKVPLYPHPLRGQKIWNVLGWFLAIGLLSTASAWIFVSQLNQPLKRLVYAARQLGQGRSVRLPISDTPSEMTEVYRAFNQMAEDVEQAGRERELMLAGVSHDLRTPLTRLRLSLELMGDRTDLTDDMVRDIEDMDAILDQFLAFIRDGRDESVEEVDLSDLVREVAAPYNQSEEKVRLRLEPIQPFPLRRVSMKRLLNNLIGNALNHAGGSVDVAAYVSGDTSAPYVVLSVMDRGAGIDPSELEAIFNPFTRGDRARGGKGTGLGLAIVKRIASMHGGNVELRNRSGGGLEARVRLPLGLMLPRDAV